The following proteins come from a genomic window of Edaphobacter sp. 4G125:
- the murQ gene encoding N-acetylmuramic acid 6-phosphate etherase: protein MATLTMLDPVQTPKSVPDGPDEFLSLITETSNTASEGLDTKSALEIARIINHEDAKVAAAVKKALPEIAVVIDTVARCLRDGGRLIYVGAGSSGRIASLDASECPPTFSTAPAQVQYIMAGGPKALASASDVNEDSPELGQRDIARRRPTRKDIVIGISASGRTPYVIGAVDYARARGAKTAAVTCNPNTALSEVADTTIVAEVGPEVISGSTRMKSASAQKMVLNMITTGAMTRLGYVYDNLMVNVHMKNAKLVERGIRVLMKLCNIDRETAIRTIKSAGKSIPIAVVMLKANVDKMEAVRRLTKSDGNVRLAIEDSRLEL from the coding sequence ATGGCAACCCTTACCATGCTCGACCCAGTCCAGACACCAAAATCCGTACCTGACGGCCCCGATGAGTTTCTCAGCTTAATTACAGAGACCTCCAATACAGCCTCTGAGGGTCTGGACACAAAATCCGCACTTGAAATCGCCCGCATCATCAATCATGAAGACGCCAAGGTCGCCGCTGCCGTCAAGAAGGCGCTGCCTGAGATCGCTGTCGTCATCGATACCGTCGCCCGTTGCCTCCGTGATGGAGGTCGGCTGATCTACGTTGGCGCAGGCTCTTCGGGTCGCATCGCCAGCCTTGATGCATCCGAGTGCCCTCCGACCTTTTCCACTGCGCCAGCTCAGGTGCAATACATCATGGCTGGCGGCCCCAAAGCTCTTGCTTCGGCATCTGATGTCAATGAGGACTCTCCTGAGCTAGGCCAGCGCGACATCGCACGTCGCAGACCTACACGAAAAGACATCGTCATCGGCATCTCCGCCTCTGGCCGCACGCCTTACGTCATCGGCGCAGTTGATTATGCTCGCGCCCGCGGAGCGAAAACCGCTGCCGTGACCTGCAATCCTAACACTGCTCTTTCCGAAGTGGCCGACACCACCATCGTCGCCGAGGTCGGTCCAGAGGTTATCTCCGGTTCAACCCGCATGAAGTCCGCCTCCGCCCAGAAGATGGTCCTCAATATGATCACTACGGGAGCCATGACGCGACTCGGCTATGTCTACGACAACCTGATGGTGAATGTACACATGAAGAATGCCAAGCTCGTCGAGCGCGGCATCCGCGTGCTCATGAAGCTCTGTAATATCGATCGCGAAACCGCTATCCGCACAATTAAATCCGCGGGAAAATCCATCCCTATCGCCGTCGTCATGTTGAAAGCGAACGTCGACAAGATGGAAGCAGTCCGCCGTCTCACCAAATCCGATGGCAACGTCAGGCTCGCTATCGAAGACTCTCGTCTCGAACTTTAG
- a CDS encoding Gfo/Idh/MocA family protein — translation MINRRLFVQGLSAATLVAKSAGSLAEAFAGKPMRLGIIGPGSRGKELVRSFLRVPGVKIVAAADVYEPRFAELNQVCGYTVEPHKDYRALVDRKDLDAVVVSTPLSFHAEHVLAALRAGHSVYGEKTMAFTVKESEEIVRTVDGGKQIFQVGHQYRYAPWIRAAIEKVQQGEIGDVTHVFGYWHRNSDWRRPVPQPSLERLINWRLYNQYSLGLLAELASHHIDIANWVFGEKPETAMATGSVVEYHDGRENDDNVQAILGYSKGRRFVFSSMTNNAKMGDQLWIYGTKGSVNLTLQDAVFFYEPRHAEKLPANATVTEKGITTGASYRSGGEMPYRGPGKKLEIAVAEDPTATACRSFVECLRTGAKPIADVHVGLGSALGVIVGNESIKEKRELKISSTV, via the coding sequence ATGATAAATCGGCGTTTGTTTGTGCAGGGACTGTCAGCGGCGACACTGGTGGCAAAGTCGGCAGGCTCTCTGGCGGAGGCTTTTGCGGGAAAGCCGATGCGGTTGGGAATTATTGGGCCGGGTAGCCGCGGTAAAGAACTGGTTCGGAGTTTTTTGCGAGTTCCAGGAGTAAAGATCGTTGCTGCTGCTGATGTGTATGAGCCAAGATTCGCCGAGCTGAATCAGGTCTGCGGTTACACGGTGGAGCCGCATAAAGATTATCGGGCTCTGGTGGATCGCAAAGATCTGGATGCGGTGGTCGTGTCCACGCCTCTGAGTTTTCATGCGGAGCATGTTCTGGCAGCTCTTCGGGCAGGGCACTCGGTCTATGGCGAAAAGACAATGGCTTTCACGGTGAAGGAGTCGGAGGAGATCGTCCGGACGGTTGATGGAGGCAAGCAGATCTTCCAGGTGGGACATCAGTATCGTTATGCGCCGTGGATTCGTGCTGCAATCGAGAAGGTGCAGCAGGGAGAGATCGGCGATGTAACTCATGTGTTTGGCTACTGGCATCGCAATAGCGACTGGAGACGGCCGGTTCCGCAGCCTTCTCTAGAGCGGCTGATCAACTGGCGGTTGTATAACCAGTATTCGCTAGGCCTGTTGGCTGAGCTGGCTTCGCATCACATTGATATTGCGAATTGGGTCTTTGGAGAGAAGCCGGAGACAGCGATGGCGACCGGAAGTGTTGTCGAGTATCACGATGGGCGCGAGAACGATGACAACGTACAGGCGATCCTGGGATATTCGAAGGGCCGCCGGTTTGTCTTCAGCTCAATGACAAACAATGCAAAGATGGGCGATCAGTTGTGGATCTATGGAACGAAGGGAAGTGTGAATCTAACCCTGCAGGATGCGGTGTTTTTCTATGAGCCGAGGCATGCGGAAAAGCTGCCGGCAAATGCGACTGTGACGGAAAAGGGCATTACGACAGGGGCTTCGTATCGTTCTGGTGGTGAGATGCCTTATCGCGGTCCTGGCAAGAAGCTGGAGATTGCGGTGGCAGAGGATCCGACAGCGACGGCGTGCCGGTCTTTTGTGGAGTGTCTGCGCACGGGAGCAAAGCCGATTGCCGATGTCCATGTAGGGCTAGGATCGGCGCTGGGAGTTATCGTTGGCAACGAATCCATTAAAGAAAAGCGTGAGCTGAAGATTTCGAGCACCGTCTAA
- a CDS encoding FAD:protein FMN transferase, whose product MRCLLRAAGLAVGIGLLWCEPLYAQDKPQLFHEAHAAMGSEFTIDIYAPNQETAEEWMQGAFDEIDRLEDLLSNYRPTSELSRISREAAKGPVTTDPETFAFLEKAVELSRRSEGAFDMTVGPLMRAWGFFFNKGRIPSDAELDALRSKTGWQHIQLNPATRTVWFDNGVSMELDPGGIGKGYAVDRVVAFLREQGVRAALISGGSSSIYGMGAPPGEAGWKVNVPDPVHAGSMMTEAILKDTSLSTSACTEKFFIKDGHRYCHILDPHTMHPVEGRLQTTIIAPSTTESDAISTATFVLEPAKAAQMVKTFQRAAAVLVSGDTEHPCVRSVRWPYPLRMKENDCQ is encoded by the coding sequence ATGCGGTGTTTGTTGCGGGCGGCTGGGCTCGCGGTTGGGATCGGGCTGTTATGGTGTGAGCCGCTTTACGCACAGGATAAACCGCAGCTATTCCACGAGGCGCATGCGGCGATGGGATCGGAGTTCACGATCGACATCTATGCACCGAATCAGGAGACAGCTGAGGAGTGGATGCAGGGCGCGTTCGACGAGATCGATCGTCTGGAAGACCTGCTGAGTAATTATCGTCCGACAAGTGAGCTTTCACGCATCAGCAGAGAGGCAGCGAAGGGACCGGTGACGACAGATCCGGAGACCTTTGCGTTTCTTGAGAAAGCGGTGGAACTGAGCCGCCGTTCGGAAGGGGCATTCGACATGACGGTAGGTCCGCTGATGCGGGCGTGGGGCTTCTTCTTCAATAAAGGCAGGATCCCATCGGATGCCGAGTTAGATGCTTTGAGGTCGAAGACAGGATGGCAGCATATCCAGTTGAATCCTGCGACGCGCACAGTCTGGTTCGACAACGGTGTGAGCATGGAACTGGATCCTGGGGGTATTGGGAAGGGATATGCCGTGGACCGGGTTGTCGCATTCCTGCGGGAGCAGGGAGTGCGGGCAGCATTGATTTCGGGCGGCTCGAGCAGTATCTATGGAATGGGCGCTCCTCCAGGAGAAGCTGGATGGAAGGTAAATGTGCCCGATCCGGTACACGCGGGTTCCATGATGACGGAGGCGATCCTGAAGGACACTTCGCTTTCGACCTCAGCGTGCACGGAGAAGTTCTTTATCAAGGATGGGCACCGATATTGCCATATTCTTGATCCGCACACAATGCACCCGGTGGAGGGCCGTTTACAGACAACGATTATTGCTCCTTCGACAACGGAGAGCGATGCGATTTCGACGGCGACGTTCGTGCTAGAGCCAGCAAAAGCGGCACAGATGGTGAAAACGTTCCAGCGAGCGGCGGCAGTGCTGGTATCGGGGGATACGGAACATCCTTGCGTCCGGAGCGTCCGCTGGCCATATCCGCTTAGAATGAAAGAAAATGACTGTCAATGA
- a CDS encoding sugar phosphate isomerase/epimerase family protein, which yields MITNTVSRRGFVLGGGMMGLTAWMGRSGLAQISRFKVAVITDEISQDFDHACSVAANEFGMHWVELRGMWKKSLLDLSDAELGEVEKILQRHDLQVTDIASPLFKVDWPGAPRSNSSGKGSTGDVLKEQDAVLEKSIALAKRFKTNKVRGFDFWRIEDVTPYRAAIDQKLAEAAETCGKQGTILVLENEFACNTATGREAARTLGAVKSKYLALNWDPGNAVMRGEFDAYPGAWNLLPKDRIHHCHVKNAVKGEDGKVGWAPVGKGIIDWKGQFQALAKVGYHDAVSLETHWHGGGTPEESTRESWAGMKNALAGI from the coding sequence ATGATTACGAATACGGTTTCGCGACGTGGGTTTGTTCTGGGTGGAGGAATGATGGGTTTGACTGCCTGGATGGGAAGAAGCGGGTTGGCACAGATCTCCCGGTTTAAAGTAGCTGTTATTACGGACGAGATCTCGCAAGACTTCGATCATGCGTGTTCTGTCGCGGCGAACGAGTTCGGGATGCATTGGGTAGAGCTTCGCGGAATGTGGAAGAAGAGCCTGCTGGATCTGTCGGATGCAGAACTTGGGGAAGTGGAGAAGATTCTGCAAAGGCATGACCTTCAGGTGACCGACATTGCTAGCCCATTGTTCAAGGTGGATTGGCCGGGTGCTCCGCGTTCCAACAGTTCTGGAAAAGGAAGCACCGGAGACGTTCTGAAAGAGCAGGATGCTGTTCTGGAGAAGAGTATTGCGCTGGCGAAGCGATTTAAGACAAACAAAGTGAGAGGGTTTGACTTCTGGCGAATTGAGGATGTCACACCTTATCGTGCGGCGATTGATCAGAAGCTTGCGGAAGCGGCAGAGACGTGCGGAAAGCAGGGAACGATACTGGTACTGGAGAACGAATTTGCCTGCAACACGGCTACAGGGCGTGAGGCGGCGCGTACACTTGGGGCGGTGAAGTCGAAGTATTTAGCGTTGAACTGGGACCCGGGAAATGCGGTGATGCGGGGAGAGTTCGATGCATATCCCGGCGCGTGGAATTTGCTTCCGAAGGACAGAATCCATCACTGCCATGTAAAGAATGCAGTCAAAGGTGAAGACGGAAAGGTGGGTTGGGCCCCTGTAGGAAAGGGGATCATTGATTGGAAAGGACAATTCCAAGCACTGGCAAAGGTGGGGTACCACGATGCGGTTAGCCTAGAGACGCACTGGCATGGCGGAGGAACTCCAGAGGAGTCGACACGAGAGAGCTGGGCAGGAATGAAGAACGCGCTGGCAGGCATCTGA